Proteins from one Corynebacterium testudinoris genomic window:
- the secE gene encoding preprotein translocase subunit SecE: MAEELSNPTGAGAARPTGKRQLTGSGAGTTTTSSFEAKNVAKPATDDSGKPGGGVAAFLPEVVSEVRKVIWPTARQMVTYTLVVFAFLIVVTALVSSVDFLAGAGVEKILSP; the protein is encoded by the coding sequence GTGGCTGAAGAACTGTCGAACCCGACCGGCGCTGGGGCAGCCCGCCCGACGGGCAAGCGTCAGCTGACCGGCAGCGGTGCTGGGACGACGACTACTTCTTCTTTCGAGGCGAAGAATGTTGCCAAGCCGGCGACGGATGATAGCGGCAAGCCGGGTGGCGGCGTTGCGGCGTTCCTTCCGGAGGTTGTCTCTGAGGTGCGCAAGGTCATTTGGCCGACGGCTCGCCAGATGGTGACGTACACCCTCGTGGTGTTTGCTTTCCTCATTGTGGTGACGGCGCTGGTGTCGAGCGTGGACTTCCTGGCCGGGGCCGGAGTTGAGAAGATTCTCTCCCCTTAG
- the rplJ gene encoding 50S ribosomal protein L10: MANAKNQAELAELKAKFDEASSVVLTEYRGLTVAQISELRGALGFDVQYSVAKNTLIKLAAQEKGIEGLDDQLTGPTAVAFIKGEAVDAAKVMKKFADENKAFIVKGGYMDGNALSADQVKAIAELDNRETTLAKLAGAMKGNLAKAAGLFNAPASQVARLGAALAEKKEA, translated from the coding sequence ATGGCAAACGCTAAGAACCAGGCCGAGCTCGCAGAGCTCAAGGCTAAGTTCGACGAGGCATCCTCTGTGGTCCTCACCGAGTACCGTGGCCTGACCGTTGCGCAGATCTCTGAACTGCGCGGCGCTCTCGGCTTCGACGTCCAGTACTCCGTCGCCAAGAACACCCTGATCAAGCTCGCTGCCCAGGAAAAGGGCATCGAGGGTCTTGACGATCAACTCACCGGCCCGACCGCCGTTGCCTTTATCAAGGGCGAGGCAGTCGACGCCGCAAAGGTGATGAAGAAGTTCGCCGATGAGAACAAGGCGTTCATCGTCAAGGGTGGCTACATGGACGGCAACGCACTGTCTGCCGACCAGGTGAAGGCCATCGCCGAGCTGGACAACCGCGAGACCACTCTCGCGAAGCTGGCTGGTGCCATGAAGGGCAACCTGGCAAAGGCCGCAGGCCTGTTCAACGCTCCCGCTTCTCAGGTCGCACGCCTCGGCGCTGCGCTCGCAGAGAAGAAGGAAGCTTAA
- the rplA gene encoding 50S ribosomal protein L1 has translation MSKKSKAYKAAAELVDKGRLYAPIDATTLVKETSSKNYDASVEVAIRLGVDPRKADQLVRGTVSLPHGTGKTVRVAVFAAGEKATEAEAAGADVVGTDELIEQINDGNINFDVAIATPDQMAKVGRVARVLGPRGLMPNPKTGTVTNDVAKAISEVKGGKISFRVDKAANLHAAIGKASFDEKALAENYGALIEELQRIKPSSAKGIYMKKITLSSTSGPGIPVDPSVQKNWTGEA, from the coding sequence ATGAGCAAGAAGTCTAAGGCGTACAAGGCAGCCGCTGAGCTGGTCGACAAGGGTCGTCTCTACGCTCCGATCGACGCCACCACGCTGGTCAAGGAGACCTCCTCCAAGAACTACGATGCTTCGGTTGAGGTTGCTATCCGCCTCGGCGTTGATCCCCGCAAGGCTGATCAGCTGGTTCGTGGCACCGTCTCTCTGCCGCACGGCACGGGTAAGACTGTCCGCGTTGCCGTTTTCGCTGCTGGCGAGAAGGCTACTGAGGCTGAGGCTGCTGGCGCTGACGTTGTTGGCACCGATGAGCTGATCGAGCAGATCAACGACGGCAACATCAACTTCGATGTCGCTATCGCCACCCCGGATCAGATGGCCAAGGTTGGCCGCGTGGCTCGCGTCCTCGGCCCTCGTGGTCTCATGCCGAACCCGAAGACCGGTACCGTCACCAACGATGTTGCTAAGGCAATCTCTGAGGTCAAGGGCGGCAAGATCTCCTTCCGCGTGGATAAGGCTGCTAACTTGCACGCCGCCATCGGTAAGGCTTCCTTCGATGAGAAGGCTCTGGCTGAGAACTACGGCGCCCTCATCGAGGAGCTGCAGCGCATCAAGCCGTCCTCCGCGAAGGGTATCTACATGAAGAAGATCACCCTGTCTTCCACCTCCGGCCCGGGCATCCCGGTTGATCCGTCGGTGCAGAAGAACTGGACCGGCGAGGCCTAA
- the rplK gene encoding 50S ribosomal protein L11: protein MAPKKKKVTGLIKLQIDAGAANPAPPVGPALGAHGVNIMEFCKAYNAATESQRGNVVPVEITVYEDRSFDFKLKTPPAAKLLLKAAGLQKGSGVPHTQKVGKVTMAQVKEIAETKKEDLNARDIEAAAKIVAGTARSMGIEVEG, encoded by the coding sequence ATGGCTCCCAAGAAGAAGAAGGTCACTGGCCTGATCAAGCTGCAGATCGATGCAGGTGCTGCTAACCCGGCTCCTCCGGTCGGCCCGGCCCTTGGTGCTCATGGTGTCAACATCATGGAGTTCTGCAAGGCGTACAACGCTGCGACTGAGTCCCAGCGTGGCAACGTTGTCCCCGTCGAGATCACTGTCTACGAGGATCGCAGCTTCGATTTCAAGCTGAAGACCCCGCCTGCTGCCAAGCTGCTGCTCAAGGCTGCTGGCCTGCAGAAGGGCTCCGGCGTTCCGCACACCCAGAAGGTGGGCAAGGTCACCATGGCTCAGGTCAAGGAGATCGCGGAGACCAAGAAGGAAGACCTCAACGCTCGTGACATCGAGGCTGCTGCCAAGATCGTCGCTGGTACCGCCCGTTCCATGGGCATCGAGGTCGAGGGTTAG
- a CDS encoding alpha,alpha-phosphotrehalase: protein MSFRNKVVYQIYPKSFQDSDGDGVGDLRGLIQRVPYIAELGPDMVWFNPFFVSPQRDNGYDVADYRAIDPSMGTMEDLEELIAALASHNIGVMFDMVLNHSSTEHEWFQRALAGEQKYRDYYFIRPPGPDGGLPNNWESKFGGDAWAPFGDTGDYYLHLFDVTQADLNWRNPEVRREMADIVNFWADKGVTGFRFDVINLISKDEDLGSSPAGVDPRVMYTDGEHVDEWLHELNEASFGSIPEHITVGEMSSTTIDRCVSYSRPDNRELDMVFSFHHLKVDYPEGQKWALAPFEPMALAHKLNEWAEGMQDGGGWNALFLNNHDQPRALDRFGDAHTWRVESATMLATMINLLRGTPFIYMGEEIGMTDPEYAGIGSYVDVEARNAFSLLVDAGATSDDAFAIVAARARDNSRTPMQWDDSPGAGFTTGTPWLMPTNQDRINVRDELAEGRIFRHYQELFRLRREIPDIADGSYQAWNLDHDHVYAYLRDSVFVACNLTQEPTSIELPADFLHSRILINNYPGDLSTPDSPTLNLLPYQALALIKGES from the coding sequence ATGTCATTTCGTAACAAAGTGGTCTACCAGATTTATCCGAAGTCCTTTCAGGACTCCGATGGCGATGGGGTCGGTGACCTGCGCGGATTGATCCAGCGCGTCCCCTACATCGCCGAGCTGGGCCCGGACATGGTCTGGTTCAACCCCTTCTTCGTCTCACCCCAGCGCGACAATGGCTACGACGTCGCAGACTACCGGGCGATCGACCCGAGCATGGGGACGATGGAGGACCTCGAGGAGCTTATCGCCGCCCTAGCGTCCCACAACATCGGGGTCATGTTCGACATGGTGCTCAACCACTCCTCCACCGAGCACGAGTGGTTCCAGCGCGCTCTGGCGGGCGAGCAGAAGTACCGCGATTACTACTTCATTCGCCCGCCCGGCCCTGATGGTGGTCTGCCCAACAACTGGGAGTCGAAGTTTGGTGGCGATGCGTGGGCCCCGTTCGGCGATACCGGCGACTACTACCTGCACCTTTTCGATGTCACTCAGGCCGACCTCAATTGGCGTAACCCAGAGGTGCGGAGGGAAATGGCGGACATCGTCAATTTCTGGGCGGATAAGGGGGTCACGGGTTTCCGCTTCGACGTGATTAACCTCATTTCCAAAGACGAGGACTTGGGTTCCTCCCCGGCGGGCGTGGATCCCCGCGTCATGTACACCGACGGCGAGCACGTCGACGAATGGCTCCACGAGCTCAATGAGGCGTCCTTCGGATCAATCCCGGAGCACATCACCGTCGGCGAGATGTCGTCGACGACCATCGACCGCTGTGTGTCCTACTCGCGCCCCGATAACCGCGAGCTGGACATGGTCTTCAGCTTCCACCACCTCAAGGTGGACTACCCCGAGGGCCAGAAGTGGGCGCTGGCCCCCTTCGAGCCGATGGCTTTGGCGCACAAGCTCAACGAGTGGGCCGAAGGGATGCAAGATGGCGGCGGCTGGAACGCCCTGTTCCTCAACAATCATGATCAGCCCCGCGCCCTCGACCGCTTCGGTGACGCACACACGTGGCGCGTCGAATCCGCCACCATGCTGGCCACGATGATCAACCTCCTGCGCGGCACGCCCTTCATTTACATGGGCGAGGAGATCGGCATGACCGATCCCGAATACGCCGGCATTGGGTCCTACGTTGATGTCGAGGCCCGCAATGCGTTCAGCTTGCTTGTCGACGCCGGTGCTACCTCCGACGATGCCTTCGCCATCGTCGCCGCCCGCGCGCGCGACAACTCGCGCACCCCCATGCAGTGGGATGATTCCCCCGGCGCCGGCTTCACCACCGGCACTCCGTGGCTCATGCCCACCAACCAGGACCGCATTAACGTGCGCGACGAGCTGGCTGAGGGCCGGATTTTCCGCCACTACCAAGAACTTTTCCGCCTCCGGCGCGAGATTCCCGATATCGCTGACGGCTCCTATCAGGCCTGGAATCTGGACCACGACCACGTCTACGCCTACCTGCGTGACTCCGTGTTTGTGGCCTGCAACCTCACCCAGGAGCCGACGAGCATCGAACTACCCGCAGATTTCCTTCATTCCCGCATCCTCATCAACAACTACCCCGGAGACCTATCCACACCCGACTCCCCGACCTTGAATTTACTGCCCTACCAGGCACTGGCCTTGATTAAAGGAGAATCATGA
- a CDS encoding RtcB family protein, translating into MSPRRRSKAPTLRNLHTRRPKVEIFATVIEQGTIDQAKALASLPFVYPHVALMPDAHVGMGSAVGTVFGTIDAVIPAAVGVDIGCGMIGVRTTFTAADLEGRDLTQLRDAIEASIPLSPGNYNDWALAGTTADVRTRELSTLAEATGVDLSHSPKWRQQLGSLGGGNHFIELCLDEEDTVWMFLHSGSRGVGNKIAQQHIRAAQEHCAKHWIRLPNADLAYLVAGTPEFDSYLADLAWAQRFAWLNREEMMDRFRAALADFLGAEVVEQERINCHHNYTVKEDHYGRNVWVTRKGAVRAAEGDSALIPGSMGTASYVVDGRGYPPSLASAPHGAGRRLSRTQARAAYTAEDLAERMTGIVYRPGNAWVDEIPDAYKDIDQVMVDAEPLVKVRHRLRQVLNVKGT; encoded by the coding sequence ATGTCTCCCCGAAGGCGCTCCAAGGCGCCGACCCTGCGCAATCTGCACACCCGTCGTCCGAAGGTTGAGATCTTCGCGACGGTGATCGAGCAGGGCACCATTGACCAGGCCAAGGCCCTGGCTTCTCTTCCCTTCGTGTACCCGCACGTTGCTCTCATGCCCGACGCGCACGTCGGCATGGGCTCCGCGGTGGGCACCGTGTTCGGCACGATCGACGCCGTCATCCCGGCGGCGGTCGGCGTGGACATCGGCTGCGGAATGATCGGCGTCCGCACGACGTTCACGGCCGCCGACCTGGAGGGACGTGACCTCACCCAACTGCGCGACGCCATCGAGGCCTCCATCCCGCTGTCCCCGGGCAACTACAACGATTGGGCCCTGGCGGGCACGACCGCTGACGTGCGTACCCGGGAGCTGTCCACCTTGGCGGAGGCGACGGGCGTCGACCTGTCGCACTCCCCGAAGTGGCGCCAGCAGCTCGGATCTTTGGGCGGCGGCAACCACTTCATCGAGCTCTGCCTCGACGAGGAGGACACCGTGTGGATGTTCCTGCATTCCGGCTCCCGCGGCGTGGGCAACAAGATCGCTCAGCAGCACATCCGGGCCGCTCAGGAGCATTGCGCCAAGCACTGGATCCGCCTGCCGAACGCGGACCTGGCCTACCTCGTAGCCGGCACTCCCGAGTTCGATTCCTACCTGGCGGACCTGGCGTGGGCGCAGCGCTTCGCCTGGCTCAACCGGGAGGAAATGATGGATCGCTTCCGCGCGGCGCTGGCCGATTTCCTCGGCGCGGAGGTCGTGGAGCAGGAACGCATCAACTGCCACCACAACTACACCGTCAAAGAGGACCACTATGGCCGCAACGTGTGGGTCACGCGCAAGGGTGCGGTCCGGGCCGCGGAAGGTGACTCTGCGTTGATCCCCGGATCGATGGGCACCGCCTCCTACGTCGTCGACGGTCGCGGCTACCCGCCTTCCTTGGCGAGCGCGCCGCACGGGGCGGGGCGTCGGTTGTCCCGGACGCAGGCGCGGGCTGCGTACACCGCCGAGGACTTGGCGGAGCGGATGACGGGTATCGTCTACCGCCCGGGTAATGCCTGGGTGGATGAGATCCCCGATGCCTACAAGGACATCGACCAGGTCATGGTGGATGCCGAGCCCCTGGTGAAGGTGCGGCACCGGCTGCGCCAGGTGCTCAACGTCAAGGGGACGTAA
- the nusG gene encoding transcription termination/antitermination protein NusG, whose amino-acid sequence MSDENNTEALEPTDFTESTAEVEQSEAEQAAAQQEEETLAAAAAALGDTDEEDAEAAYKTRLREYTRELKKQPGQWYIIQCYSGYENKVKTNLDMRAQTLEVEEFIYDVVVPIEQVVEIKDGKRKTVKRKLLPGYVLVRMELNDAAWSVVRDTPGVTSFVGNEGNATPVKHRDVAKFLMPKEPTLEGEVATANADGEMVIAMPEEQAKPAHSIDFEVGEAVTILTGALASVSATISEIDHSTGKIQALVSIFGRETPVELTADQIEKVN is encoded by the coding sequence ATGAGCGACGAGAACAACACTGAGGCTCTGGAGCCGACGGATTTCACTGAGTCGACCGCTGAGGTCGAGCAGTCGGAGGCTGAGCAGGCGGCTGCGCAGCAGGAGGAGGAAACTCTTGCTGCGGCGGCGGCTGCGTTGGGTGATACCGATGAGGAGGACGCGGAGGCTGCGTACAAGACGCGTCTGCGTGAGTACACGCGTGAGCTGAAGAAGCAGCCGGGTCAGTGGTACATCATTCAGTGCTACTCGGGGTATGAGAACAAGGTGAAGACGAACCTTGATATGCGCGCTCAGACCCTGGAGGTCGAGGAGTTCATCTACGACGTTGTTGTTCCGATCGAGCAGGTCGTGGAGATCAAGGATGGCAAGCGTAAGACGGTGAAGCGCAAGCTGTTGCCGGGTTACGTGCTGGTCCGCATGGAGCTCAATGACGCCGCATGGTCGGTGGTTCGCGATACCCCGGGTGTGACCAGCTTCGTGGGCAACGAGGGGAACGCGACTCCGGTGAAGCACCGGGACGTCGCAAAGTTCTTGATGCCGAAGGAGCCGACCCTGGAGGGTGAGGTGGCCACCGCCAACGCTGATGGCGAGATGGTCATCGCGATGCCGGAGGAGCAGGCGAAGCCGGCGCACTCCATTGACTTCGAGGTGGGCGAGGCCGTCACGATTCTTACTGGCGCGTTGGCCTCGGTGTCCGCGACGATTTCTGAGATCGATCATTCGACCGGCAAGATCCAGGCTCTGGTGTCGATCTTTGGCCGTGAGACCCCGGTGGAGTTGACCGCCGATCAGATTGAGAAGGTCAACTGA
- a CDS encoding glucose PTS transporter subunit IIA, with translation MSETVSVLSPIKGTIIPIEDVPDPVFAKKTMGEGFGIADTPGGDVVAPISGTVVMVAKTGHAIGFKTADGMQFLVHLGIDTVELEGRPFTIDVAKGDEVTAGDKVATMDVDTIVEAGKSTTTVVIVTNTKKKLDHLDVTTGPAELGAEVAQAFPLAAEAAAPAATDVATQGNADVDTQRPANLTGFDATAWDIIDGIGGAENVRSVTHCITRVRFYLKDESKADDAHVADLDGVIDVVKAGGQYQVVIGPDVEDVYNAITAQIGGGDAPIDDGGEEREKPTTAVGWIKYGFSELIGVITGSMIPIIGLLAASGIIKGILSLLLTFDVITNTSNTFQIINAMSDAVFFFLPIFVGFTAARRLGADPIIVSIIGGVLCYPALVEMASTEGENSILGMSLNSDFFGIPLHMASYTYSIFPIIVAAWLASIVEPWLRKVIPNTVRMIFLPLAEVIIVSLAIILVLGPIVMFISTGIANLIQGLYDLSPTISGTFIGAFYQSLVIFGLHWAVIPLVAQDIASQGNSYLNAIISATMVAQGGAVLAVFLKTKLDKIKAISGPAAISAFCGVTEPAMYGVNLKYGRVFIMASIGGACGGLLTGLFNVNMWGFTGSLIGFTSFVNPDGLDFSFWGFLIASSVALGVSFVLTWFFGFKDSDVEAVREVKKVRLGRRDPVAK, from the coding sequence ATGAGCGAGACAGTTTCAGTCCTGTCCCCCATTAAGGGAACGATCATTCCCATTGAAGATGTCCCTGATCCCGTTTTCGCTAAGAAGACGATGGGTGAGGGCTTCGGCATCGCCGATACCCCCGGCGGGGACGTTGTCGCTCCCATTAGCGGAACCGTCGTCATGGTGGCCAAGACCGGCCACGCCATCGGCTTCAAGACTGCCGACGGAATGCAGTTCCTCGTCCACCTCGGCATCGACACCGTTGAGCTGGAGGGCCGCCCCTTCACTATCGACGTCGCCAAGGGCGATGAGGTCACCGCCGGCGACAAGGTCGCCACCATGGACGTGGACACCATCGTCGAGGCTGGCAAGTCCACGACCACCGTCGTCATCGTCACCAACACGAAGAAGAAGCTCGACCACCTCGACGTGACCACCGGCCCCGCCGAGCTCGGCGCCGAAGTGGCGCAGGCTTTCCCCCTCGCGGCGGAGGCCGCCGCACCGGCGGCGACGGACGTGGCAACGCAGGGTAACGCGGACGTCGATACGCAACGACCCGCCAACCTCACCGGATTCGACGCCACCGCCTGGGACATCATCGACGGAATCGGCGGAGCCGAGAACGTCCGCAGCGTGACGCACTGCATCACCCGCGTGCGCTTCTACCTCAAGGACGAATCCAAGGCCGACGACGCCCACGTGGCCGACCTCGACGGCGTCATCGACGTGGTCAAGGCCGGCGGCCAGTACCAAGTGGTCATCGGCCCCGACGTCGAAGACGTCTACAACGCCATCACCGCACAGATCGGCGGCGGTGACGCCCCCATCGACGACGGCGGCGAGGAACGGGAAAAGCCCACCACCGCGGTCGGCTGGATCAAGTACGGGTTCTCCGAGCTCATCGGCGTGATCACCGGCTCGATGATCCCCATCATCGGCCTGCTGGCAGCCTCCGGCATCATCAAGGGCATCCTGTCCCTGCTGCTCACCTTCGATGTCATCACCAACACGTCGAACACCTTCCAGATCATCAACGCGATGAGCGACGCGGTGTTCTTCTTCCTCCCGATCTTCGTCGGCTTCACCGCCGCCCGCAGACTCGGGGCGGACCCCATCATCGTCTCCATCATCGGCGGTGTGCTCTGTTACCCAGCACTGGTCGAGATGGCTTCCACCGAGGGCGAAAACTCCATCCTCGGCATGTCGCTCAACTCCGACTTCTTCGGCATCCCGCTGCACATGGCGAGCTACACCTACTCGATCTTCCCGATCATCGTCGCCGCATGGCTGGCCAGCATCGTCGAACCCTGGCTGCGCAAGGTCATCCCGAATACGGTCCGCATGATCTTCCTGCCGCTGGCCGAGGTCATCATCGTCTCCCTGGCCATCATCTTGGTCCTGGGCCCCATCGTCATGTTCATCTCCACCGGCATCGCGAACCTCATCCAGGGGCTCTACGATCTCTCCCCGACCATCTCCGGCACCTTCATCGGCGCCTTCTACCAGTCGCTGGTCATCTTCGGCCTCCACTGGGCCGTCATCCCACTCGTCGCCCAGGACATCGCCTCCCAGGGCAACTCCTACCTCAACGCCATCATCTCCGCGACGATGGTCGCCCAGGGTGGCGCGGTCCTCGCCGTGTTCCTCAAGACCAAGCTGGACAAGATCAAGGCCATCTCCGGCCCGGCCGCCATCTCCGCGTTCTGTGGTGTCACCGAGCCCGCCATGTACGGTGTCAACCTCAAGTATGGCCGCGTGTTCATCATGGCCTCCATCGGCGGCGCCTGCGGTGGTCTGCTCACCGGCCTGTTCAACGTCAACATGTGGGGCTTCACCGGCTCGCTCATCGGGTTCACGTCCTTCGTTAACCCCGACGGCCTGGACTTCAGCTTCTGGGGCTTCCTCATCGCCTCGAGTGTGGCGCTGGGCGTGTCCTTCGTCCTCACCTGGTTCTTCGGCTTCAAGGATTCCGACGTCGAGGCCGTCCGCGAGGTGAAGAAGGTCCGCCTCGGACGCCGCGACCCCGTGGCCAAGTAA
- a CDS encoding VOC family protein, producing MPVNVSRIDHLVLNCADVAVTAAWFQRALGMQVQQYGEGRTALVFGGQKINLRTTGATNWGTAKVDAPGTLDICFVTELTVEESLAAWEAAGIEIHEGPIQRSGALGPITSLYARDPDGNLIEVAHYGAGSTDEVL from the coding sequence ATGCCCGTCAACGTCAGCAGGATCGACCACCTCGTTCTCAATTGCGCCGATGTTGCCGTGACGGCCGCTTGGTTCCAGAGGGCGCTGGGAATGCAGGTCCAGCAGTACGGCGAGGGGCGGACTGCTCTGGTGTTCGGCGGGCAAAAGATCAACCTGCGGACCACAGGGGCCACCAATTGGGGAACGGCGAAGGTGGACGCTCCTGGCACCCTCGATATCTGCTTTGTTACGGAGCTGACGGTGGAGGAGTCGCTGGCGGCGTGGGAGGCGGCCGGGATTGAGATCCACGAGGGTCCTATCCAGCGCTCTGGGGCACTGGGGCCGATCACGTCCTTGTATGCCCGTGATCCAGATGGCAACCTCATCGAGGTGGCGCACTATGGCGCTGGGAGCACCGATGAAGTGCTTTAA
- a CDS encoding geranylgeranyl reductase family protein, with amino-acid sequence MGCVIDCDVLVIGAGPAGSAAAIHAAEAGHEVLLIDSASFPRDKTCGDGLTPRAIHQLTRLGLSEQVTGNYHNKGLKLHGFGGSVTAPWPAGHFGTVGSAMPRQLFDALLARTAVQRGAHLWEGATAVAAQRAADGAVEMVTVSHGGVDKHVHPRWIIVADGVRSTFGKLLGRQWHKGEVYGIAARSYCDTPHSTEPWIHSHVELRDETGEVQPGYGWIFPLGDGRVNLGAGALSTDARPAKVNTKKLLAHYAAQQRDTWQLGPEQSVASALLPLGGAVSNVAGPNWILIGDAAACVNPLNGEGIDYGLETAELAINLLGPAPLTHAWPALLREQYGEAFLLARTAARLLTYPRFLPLVGPLGLRGPIGALIMPAAARLMGNLVTDDDRDLIARAWRLAGWGVSKVRRDTPLWAGAETRVG; translated from the coding sequence ATGGGGTGCGTGATTGACTGTGATGTCCTCGTTATCGGCGCGGGCCCGGCGGGTTCCGCGGCCGCGATTCACGCCGCAGAGGCAGGCCATGAGGTCCTCCTCATCGACTCCGCCTCCTTCCCCCGCGACAAAACCTGCGGCGATGGGCTCACTCCCCGCGCGATCCATCAGCTCACCCGACTCGGCCTATCCGAGCAGGTCACCGGCAATTATCACAACAAGGGCCTCAAGTTGCACGGCTTCGGCGGTTCCGTCACCGCACCGTGGCCCGCGGGCCACTTCGGCACCGTCGGTTCCGCCATGCCCCGTCAGCTTTTCGACGCCCTCCTCGCCCGCACCGCCGTCCAACGCGGCGCCCACCTGTGGGAGGGTGCCACGGCGGTCGCCGCCCAACGGGCGGCCGACGGTGCGGTAGAGATGGTGACGGTGAGTCACGGGGGCGTCGATAAGCATGTCCACCCACGGTGGATCATCGTCGCCGATGGCGTGCGCTCCACCTTCGGCAAACTCCTCGGCCGCCAATGGCACAAAGGCGAGGTCTACGGCATCGCAGCACGCTCCTACTGCGACACCCCCCACTCCACCGAACCGTGGATCCACTCCCACGTCGAACTCCGCGACGAAACCGGCGAAGTCCAGCCCGGATACGGCTGGATCTTCCCGCTCGGCGACGGCCGCGTCAACCTCGGCGCCGGCGCCCTCTCCACCGATGCGCGCCCCGCCAAAGTGAACACCAAAAAACTCCTCGCCCACTACGCCGCCCAACAGCGCGACACCTGGCAACTCGGCCCCGAACAATCCGTCGCCTCCGCCCTCCTCCCACTCGGCGGGGCCGTCTCCAACGTCGCCGGACCCAACTGGATACTCATCGGCGACGCCGCTGCCTGCGTCAACCCCCTCAACGGCGAAGGAATCGACTACGGCCTCGAAACCGCCGAACTCGCCATCAACCTCCTCGGCCCCGCCCCACTCACGCACGCCTGGCCCGCCCTGCTCCGCGAACAATACGGCGAAGCCTTCCTCCTCGCCCGAACCGCCGCCCGCCTACTGACCTACCCCCGATTCCTCCCCCTCGTCGGCCCGCTCGGCCTGCGTGGACCCATCGGCGCGCTGATCATGCCCGCGGCGGCTCGCCTCATGGGCAACCTCGTCACTGACGACGACCGCGACCTCATCGCCCGCGCCTGGCGCCTCGCCGGCTGGGGAGTGTCCAAGGTGCGTCGCGATACGCCGCTGTGGGCCGGGGCCGAAACCCGCGTTGGCTAA
- a CDS encoding polyprenyl synthetase family protein, producing the protein MTHGTTHQPRTAGHVDLGDAELNQRISVGLGAVEELLDVELAKGEDFLVDKVMHLTKAGGKRFRPMMALLASEYGPHAGSENVVKAATVLELVHLATLYHDDVMDEADLRRGVPSANARWTNSVAILAGDILFAHASRLMSELDVATVAHFAQTFQDLVTGQMRETIGAEDGDPIEHYMKVIHEKTGVLIASAGHLGAVHGGASAEHVDALTRLGGAIGMIFQIVDDIIDIFSDPAESGKTPGTDLREGVFTLPVLYALAEDSPVGDQLRALLVGPLTTDEDVALALELLEQSTGRARALAEVQRYLTEAETQIARLPEGRATEALKLLTAYTMRRVG; encoded by the coding sequence ATGACCCACGGCACTACCCATCAGCCCCGTACCGCCGGGCACGTGGACCTGGGTGACGCCGAGCTCAACCAGCGCATCTCCGTCGGCCTGGGGGCTGTGGAGGAGCTGTTGGACGTCGAGCTGGCGAAGGGCGAGGACTTCCTCGTCGATAAGGTCATGCACCTGACCAAAGCCGGTGGCAAACGCTTCCGACCGATGATGGCGCTGCTGGCCTCCGAATACGGGCCGCACGCAGGCTCGGAAAACGTGGTCAAGGCCGCCACCGTCCTCGAACTGGTTCACCTGGCCACCCTCTACCACGACGACGTCATGGACGAGGCTGACCTGCGACGAGGCGTGCCCTCGGCGAATGCCCGCTGGACCAACTCGGTGGCAATCCTCGCCGGAGATATCCTCTTCGCCCACGCCTCCCGCCTCATGAGCGAGCTTGACGTGGCCACCGTCGCCCACTTCGCGCAGACATTCCAGGACCTGGTCACCGGACAAATGCGCGAGACCATCGGCGCCGAAGACGGTGACCCGATCGAGCACTACATGAAGGTCATCCACGAAAAGACCGGCGTGCTCATCGCCTCGGCTGGGCATTTGGGAGCCGTCCACGGTGGGGCATCTGCAGAACACGTCGATGCGCTGACCAGGCTCGGTGGTGCGATCGGCATGATTTTCCAGATCGTCGACGACATCATCGATATCTTCTCCGACCCCGCCGAATCCGGAAAAACCCCCGGCACCGACCTGCGCGAGGGCGTATTCACCCTCCCGGTGCTCTACGCGCTCGCCGAGGACAGCCCCGTGGGCGACCAGCTGCGCGCGCTGCTCGTCGGCCCGCTGACCACCGACGAAGACGTCGCCCTGGCATTGGAATTGCTGGAGCAGTCCACCGGACGCGCGCGAGCTCTAGCGGAAGTTCAGCGCTACCTCACGGAGGCCGAGACACAGATCGCCCGCCTACCCGAGGGGCGTGCCACCGAAGCCCTCAAATTGCTCACCGCCTACACCATGCGACGAGTAGGATAG